A stretch of Chloroflexota bacterium DNA encodes these proteins:
- a CDS encoding PIN domain nuclease encodes MKIDLIVRILGAVTLGYLGWSFGGSITPEIIQGQQIILGLIFGILGLGIGLALTPYATIRPTLWLLERAHRVSAQELLAATIGLLIGLIISALLAIPLSMLPSFLGKVLPLAATVVFSYLGISVMVMRKREIFALLTSPWQLLMEGRQSSSSEQVLIDTSAIIDGRIADISQTGFIGGTLMVPRFVLNELQHIADSPDALRRNRGRRGLDMLNRLQKESLVPIKIIDSEVDGSGDVDNRLVKLAKQFRCPIITNDYNLNRVAGLQGVRVLNINELANAVKSVVLPGEEMTIQLIQEGKEIGQGVGYLDDGTMVVVEDGRKHLNTEVEVVVTRVLQTVAGRMIFAHLKGE; translated from the coding sequence ATGAAGATTGATCTTATCGTTCGTATTCTTGGCGCGGTCACTCTGGGATATTTAGGCTGGAGTTTTGGGGGCTCAATTACTCCTGAGATTATTCAGGGACAACAGATCATCCTCGGACTCATCTTTGGGATATTGGGGCTGGGAATCGGATTAGCCCTGACCCCTTACGCAACCATACGCCCCACTCTGTGGTTGTTGGAACGGGCCCACAGGGTATCGGCGCAGGAGCTACTGGCAGCTACAATCGGTTTGCTCATAGGGCTTATCATCTCAGCCCTTCTCGCTATTCCCCTATCCATGCTACCATCCTTCTTGGGCAAAGTTCTTCCCCTGGCAGCTACGGTTGTTTTCTCCTATTTGGGCATCTCTGTCATGGTGATGCGGAAGAGGGAAATATTCGCCCTACTGACCTCCCCTTGGCAGCTGCTGATGGAGGGGCGCCAAAGCAGTTCCTCGGAGCAGGTGCTCATCGATACAAGTGCGATTATCGATGGACGCATCGCCGATATTAGCCAGACCGGATTCATTGGGGGAACACTAATGGTGCCCAGGTTTGTACTTAATGAGCTGCAACATATCGCCGATTCTCCAGACGCCTTACGTCGTAACCGGGGTCGACGTGGGCTGGATATGTTGAACAGATTGCAGAAGGAGTCACTTGTTCCAATCAAAATCATCGATAGCGAAGTGGATGGCTCCGGCGATGTGGACAATCGTCTGGTCAAGCTGGCTAAACAGTTCCGTTGCCCCATCATCACTAATGACTACAATCTTAATCGGGTGGCTGGGTTACAGGGTGTGCGCGTACTCAACATCAACGAACTGGCCAACGCCGTTAAATCGGTTGTGTTACCAGGCGAGGAGATGACGATTCAGCTCATCCAGGAGGGGAAGGAGATAGGTCAGGGCGTTGGCTATCTTGATGATGGCACGATGGTTGTGGTGGAAGATGGACGCAAGCACCTTAACACTGAGGTAGAAGTCGTCGTGACGAGAGTGCTGCAAACCGTCGCCGGACGGATGATTTTCGCTCATCTGAAAGGCGAATAG
- the radA gene encoding DNA repair protein RadA, which yields MSDMKARGKTVFVCQQCGNESPKWLGRCPSCGEWNSLVETALTSGGPSSTLVTSQAPPQPITQIAANGFQRIRIPIEEFSRVLGGGIVPGSLILIGGDPGIGKSTLLLQTSSLLAENIGTVLYVSGEESAQQIKMRADRLNSVSERLYVLAETNLNVIINRIEELNPVIVVIDSIQTVYLEELASAAGSIGQLRECTMCLMRLAKSSNISIFLVGHVTKEGAIAGPRVLEHIVDTVLYLEGERFHSYRLLRAVKNRFGSTNEVGVFEMQAEGMVPVPNPSEVFLAERPATALGSAVVVTLEGTRALLVEVQSLTSTTSFGLPRRTVNGIDFNRLLLLTAVLTKRVGLGLSNQDIYVNVVGGLSISEPAADLGVALAIASSFRERPIPPDLVAIGEIGLSGELRRVGQLEKRLAEAAKLGFSRCLLPKSMDNVRLAQSLGIETLRAETVSQALDIAWAKAF from the coding sequence ATGAGCGATATGAAGGCGCGGGGCAAGACCGTTTTTGTCTGTCAACAGTGCGGCAACGAAAGCCCCAAATGGCTTGGCCGTTGCCCCAGTTGTGGGGAATGGAATAGTCTAGTAGAGACAGCCCTCACCTCAGGTGGGCCGTCTTCCACCCTGGTGACATCCCAAGCCCCACCACAACCCATAACCCAGATCGCGGCCAACGGTTTTCAGCGAATTCGCATTCCCATTGAGGAATTCAGCCGCGTCTTGGGTGGAGGCATCGTGCCCGGTTCTCTCATCCTTATCGGTGGCGATCCCGGAATAGGTAAATCAACGCTCTTGCTACAGACTTCCTCCCTCCTGGCTGAAAACATCGGCACGGTGCTTTACGTCTCGGGCGAGGAGTCCGCACAACAGATTAAGATGCGCGCCGATCGCTTAAACAGTGTATCTGAGCGCCTCTACGTCTTGGCCGAGACCAATCTGAATGTGATCATCAATAGGATTGAGGAGCTCAACCCGGTGATAGTCGTCATCGACTCCATCCAAACCGTATATCTGGAAGAGTTAGCATCAGCGGCGGGCAGCATTGGGCAGTTGCGTGAGTGTACGATGTGTTTGATGCGCCTGGCTAAATCCAGCAATATCTCAATCTTCCTGGTCGGGCACGTCACGAAGGAAGGGGCGATCGCCGGTCCACGTGTCCTGGAACATATCGTGGATACGGTGCTCTATTTGGAAGGGGAACGGTTTCACTCTTATAGACTATTGCGGGCGGTGAAGAACCGCTTTGGTTCTACTAATGAGGTTGGTGTCTTTGAAATGCAAGCTGAGGGCATGGTGCCGGTGCCTAACCCCTCAGAGGTTTTCTTGGCCGAGCGTCCGGCAACAGCCCTGGGTTCCGCGGTTGTGGTCACCTTGGAGGGGACACGAGCCCTGTTGGTGGAGGTACAGAGTCTGACTAGTACAACCAGCTTTGGACTCCCTCGCCGCACAGTAAATGGGATCGATTTTAATCGTCTGTTATTGCTTACCGCAGTGCTGACCAAGCGTGTGGGACTGGGCCTCTCCAATCAGGATATTTATGTAAATGTCGTTGGCGGATTGAGCATCAGTGAGCCTGCGGCCGATTTGGGTGTGGCCTTGGCCATTGCCTCTAGCTTCCGTGAGAGGCCGATCCCCCCAGATTTAGTGGCCATCGGAGAGATAGGACTGTCAGGTGAATTGCGCCGTGTTGGGCAGCTGGAGAAACGCCTGGCCGAGGCAGCCAAGCTGGGGTTCAGCCGGTGCCTGTTGCCCAAGTCTATGGATAATGTCCGGCTAGCCCAGAGTCTGGGCATCGAGACTCTCAGAGCAGAAACAGTGAGTCAAGCCCTTGATATCGCCTGGGCAAAAGCCTTTTGA
- a CDS encoding hydantoinase B/oxoprolinase family protein codes for MDPVSLEIFKNLFISVAEEMGVTLGRTAYSPNIKERRDYSCAFFDVQGRMVAQAAHIPVHLGAMPASVAKAIELFDFVPGDIVILNDPYLGGTHLPDITLVSPVFIREGGQSNAEELFGFVASRAHHADVGGMTPGSMPMATEIFQEGLIIPPLKIARAGQVDEPLLSFICRNVRTPEERRGDLSAQIAAARVGERCLNEIIARYGITETRAHIDALIQYTERLTRAVISAVPDGRYVFTDHLDNDGYTAEPVVIQVEVSVQGDELTLDFSGSSAERMGCVNAVLSVTQSVALYVVRCLTGDRVPANQGCLAPIKVIAPEGSVMNARPPRAVSAGNVETSQRIADVILGALAQALPNIIPAASQGTMNNLTIGGYDPFRQQLYAYYETIGGGMGARPGRDGLSGVHTHMTNTMNTPIEALEFQFPFRVREYAIRRHSGGLGKYKGGDGLHRAIEFLSSATVTIVSERRRFAPYGLFGGSPGATGRNILFRKRCEEETELPSKATFSVDEGDILLIQTPGGGGWG; via the coding sequence ATCGATCCGGTAAGTTTAGAGATCTTTAAGAACCTTTTCATCTCCGTAGCCGAAGAGATGGGTGTGACCTTGGGTCGAACGGCCTATTCACCTAATATAAAGGAACGCCGCGACTACTCCTGTGCCTTTTTCGATGTTCAGGGGCGTATGGTAGCTCAGGCGGCTCATATCCCGGTTCATCTAGGGGCCATGCCCGCTTCGGTAGCCAAGGCTATTGAGCTATTCGACTTTGTACCGGGCGACATCGTGATCCTCAACGATCCATATTTGGGTGGAACACATCTCCCTGATATTACGTTAGTCTCGCCGGTCTTTATCCGTGAAGGGGGGCAGAGCAATGCCGAAGAGCTCTTTGGCTTCGTTGCCAGTCGAGCCCACCATGCCGATGTCGGGGGCATGACCCCAGGGTCAATGCCGATGGCCACGGAGATCTTCCAGGAGGGACTCATCATACCACCATTGAAGATTGCCCGGGCCGGACAAGTCGATGAGCCCCTGTTAAGTTTCATCTGCCGTAATGTCCGCACCCCTGAGGAACGCAGGGGTGATCTATCCGCCCAGATCGCCGCTGCAAGGGTGGGGGAAAGATGCTTAAATGAGATCATCGCCCGTTATGGCATCACTGAGACAAGAGCCCACATAGACGCTTTAATCCAATATACGGAACGACTGACTAGAGCGGTCATCAGCGCAGTTCCAGATGGCCGTTATGTCTTCACCGACCATCTTGACAATGATGGGTATACGGCTGAACCCGTCGTCATCCAGGTGGAGGTATCGGTACAAGGCGATGAGCTCACTCTAGATTTCAGCGGTAGTTCAGCGGAACGGATGGGCTGCGTCAACGCCGTTCTGTCCGTCACACAATCGGTGGCGCTATACGTTGTGCGGTGTCTGACGGGGGATCGCGTACCGGCTAACCAGGGATGCCTGGCCCCCATCAAGGTCATTGCTCCAGAAGGCAGTGTTATGAACGCCAGGCCGCCACGGGCTGTCTCAGCTGGTAATGTCGAGACATCACAGCGGATCGCAGACGTAATACTGGGGGCTTTAGCCCAGGCGCTGCCCAACATCATTCCGGCAGCCAGCCAGGGCACAATGAATAACCTAACGATCGGGGGCTATGATCCCTTCCGACAGCAACTCTATGCTTATTACGAGACCATCGGTGGAGGCATGGGGGCGCGGCCAGGACGTGACGGTTTATCCGGAGTACACACCCATATGACTAACACGATGAACACGCCAATAGAGGCCCTGGAATTTCAATTCCCTTTCCGGGTTCGAGAATATGCCATTCGCCGCCATTCCGGGGGCTTGGGCAAATATAAGGGTGGTGATGGTCTCCATCGCGCTATCGAGTTTCTATCCTCAGCCACGGTGACTATCGTTTCGGAACGACGACGCTTTGCCCCTTATGGCCTATTTGGAGGAAGCCCAGGAGCCACCGGTCGCAACATCCTGTTCAGGAAGAGATGTGAGGAGGAAACAGAGCTTCCGTCAAAGGCTACCTTTTCGGTGGACGAGGGCGACATCCTGCTTATCCAGACACCTGGTGGCGGTGGTTGGGGTTAA
- a CDS encoding hydantoinase/oxoprolinase family protein — translation MILGVDIGGTFTDFVLFRDGKLAIHKLLTTPDDPSEALCQGLKDFNVPSDCPIVHGSTVATNAVLEREGATTAIITTKGFKDVLEIGRQTRPSLYDLMVDRPPLLVPSERRFEVSERIDYTGTVIQPLSTEEIGPIMRLLQAQNVGSVAICFLFSFLNPVHECLVRDVLLREQDTLFVSLSSEILPEYREYERISTVTVNAYVSPIISLYIAKLRTGLGHSFRIMQSSGGSISAETAINQPVRTILSGPAGGVVGAYNVALASGFNHVITFDMGGTSTDVSLCPGYIQETTESSIDGYPLRVPMIDIHTVGAGGGSIARIDSGGALTVGPESAGADPGPVCYGKGQDITVTDANLILGRLDVDYFLGGRMYLDYERTKSHMERLAQTMGTSIQQAAQGIIRVANSNMERAIRVISVERGFDPRDFVLVAFGGAGPAHACDLARELHIPRVLIPRHPGVLSAMGIMMSDIIKDYSTTVMLGEAEAGSEQIQNLLEPLERRGWMEMLAEGIPAERIRIEKFLDMRYRGQAYELTTVYESPGEPAINSMGRLAAIERFHKAHQQRFAYSNPERAVEIVNLRLRAVGLVDKPSLERENFRGEDASEALLGQKAVLFAGQLLTTALYERSRLHCGNRIAGPAIIFQFDSTVVIPPSWTGIVDPFHNLLISPSTEGG, via the coding sequence ATGATCTTAGGCGTCGATATAGGCGGCACATTCACAGACTTCGTCCTGTTTCGAGATGGTAAACTAGCCATCCACAAGTTGCTTACTACCCCTGACGACCCCTCCGAGGCCCTCTGCCAGGGACTCAAGGACTTCAACGTACCCTCTGACTGTCCTATCGTGCACGGCTCCACCGTGGCTACAAACGCCGTTTTAGAGCGTGAGGGGGCGACCACCGCCATCATCACCACTAAGGGGTTCAAGGACGTCCTGGAGATTGGACGCCAGACTCGCCCCAGCCTCTACGATTTGATGGTTGACCGACCCCCTTTGTTGGTACCAAGCGAACGGCGCTTTGAGGTTTCTGAACGCATTGATTACACCGGCACTGTCATCCAGCCCCTCTCAACGGAAGAGATTGGCCCTATCATGCGCCTATTACAGGCACAAAACGTGGGGTCTGTGGCCATCTGTTTTCTCTTCTCCTTCCTGAACCCCGTGCACGAGTGTTTGGTCAGAGACGTTCTCTTGCGGGAGCAAGATACCTTATTCGTCTCCTTATCCAGTGAGATACTGCCAGAATACCGCGAGTATGAGCGTATCAGCACTGTGACCGTCAATGCCTACGTGTCCCCAATCATCAGCCTCTATATAGCCAAGCTGCGGACAGGCTTGGGCCACAGCTTCCGGATCATGCAGTCCTCCGGAGGAAGTATCTCAGCAGAGACAGCCATCAACCAACCGGTGCGAACCATATTGAGTGGGCCAGCTGGTGGTGTGGTAGGTGCCTATAATGTAGCCCTAGCCAGTGGTTTCAACCACGTCATCACATTTGATATGGGGGGGACATCAACCGACGTCTCTCTTTGCCCTGGTTACATTCAGGAAACTACCGAGTCCAGCATCGATGGCTATCCCCTAAGGGTGCCTATGATTGACATTCATACGGTTGGCGCAGGAGGTGGTTCCATCGCTCGCATAGATAGTGGAGGGGCCTTAACCGTAGGTCCTGAGTCGGCCGGGGCCGACCCCGGGCCGGTTTGCTATGGTAAAGGACAGGATATCACAGTTACCGACGCCAACCTGATCTTGGGCAGGTTAGATGTGGACTACTTTCTGGGCGGCCGGATGTACCTGGACTACGAACGAACTAAGTCACATATGGAGCGTCTGGCCCAGACGATGGGCACCAGTATACAACAAGCCGCTCAAGGCATAATTCGCGTGGCCAATTCGAATATGGAACGCGCTATCAGGGTGATATCAGTGGAACGCGGCTTTGACCCCCGAGACTTTGTTCTCGTCGCCTTCGGTGGTGCTGGGCCAGCCCATGCCTGTGATCTGGCCCGTGAGCTGCACATACCACGGGTATTGATTCCCCGCCATCCAGGAGTACTTTCGGCTATGGGGATTATGATGTCGGATATAATTAAAGACTACTCCACAACAGTAATGTTAGGCGAAGCCGAGGCCGGTTCGGAACAAATCCAAAATCTCCTTGAACCGTTGGAGAGGCGGGGATGGATGGAGATGCTGGCTGAAGGGATTCCAGCGGAGCGTATCAGGATTGAGAAGTTTCTGGATATGCGCTATCGAGGACAAGCCTACGAATTGACTACAGTGTATGAATCGCCTGGCGAGCCGGCCATCAATTCCATGGGTCGCTTAGCCGCCATTGAGCGGTTCCATAAGGCTCACCAACAACGATTCGCCTACAGCAATCCCGAGCGAGCTGTGGAGATAGTCAACCTGCGACTGAGGGCGGTAGGGCTGGTCGACAAACCCAGCCTGGAAAGGGAAAACTTTAGGGGAGAAGATGCCAGTGAGGCCCTACTTGGCCAGAAAGCGGTCTTATTTGCTGGCCAACTGTTGACCACAGCCCTTTACGAGCGCTCGCGACTACATTGTGGGAACAGGATAGCCGGACCGGCTATCATCTTCCAGTTCGATTCTACGGTAGTGATCCCACCCAGCTGGACTGGTATAGTTGATCCCTTCCACAATCTCCTCATATCTCCCAGCACAGAAGGGGGATAA
- a CDS encoding creatininase family protein, protein MWRCWLQEWKWPEVEAHLKENDLILLPVGSTEQHGQHMPLGTDAFTAIRLAEDAARETMTLVAPPFWYGWSVHHMGYPGTITLRPETVAQVVTEVCYSLISHGFGKVIIVNGHARANLPPLQIAATRVRNETGAYVAVVDPWDLGDTISRELRTPEPGSIGHGAQHEGSQMLYLYPNLVDMSKARRNVWPQGRFHISDPYLQGDRIFVPQTMEEFKQNTEPSGVYGDATVITAEKGERFHKALVANLVELIKQVRPLKVQLKTVNIPY, encoded by the coding sequence ATGTGGCGATGTTGGCTCCAAGAATGGAAGTGGCCCGAGGTAGAGGCACATCTAAAGGAGAACGACTTGATCCTGTTGCCAGTGGGAAGCACAGAGCAACACGGGCAACATATGCCCTTAGGCACCGACGCCTTCACGGCCATCCGCCTGGCTGAGGATGCCGCCAGGGAAACGATGACGTTAGTAGCACCACCTTTCTGGTATGGTTGGTCAGTTCACCATATGGGTTATCCGGGGACAATTACCCTGCGACCGGAGACGGTGGCCCAAGTGGTAACCGAGGTCTGCTACAGCTTGATCAGCCATGGCTTCGGTAAGGTGATCATCGTCAATGGTCACGCCCGGGCCAACCTGCCACCGCTACAGATAGCAGCGACAAGGGTGAGGAATGAGACCGGGGCGTACGTGGCCGTAGTGGATCCCTGGGATCTTGGTGACACGATATCCAGGGAGCTCCGAACACCCGAACCTGGATCGATCGGGCACGGCGCTCAGCATGAGGGATCGCAGATGCTCTACCTGTATCCAAACCTGGTAGATATGAGTAAGGCCAGGCGAAACGTATGGCCACAGGGTCGGTTTCATATCTCCGACCCTTATCTTCAGGGGGACCGCATCTTCGTGCCTCAGACGATGGAGGAGTTCAAGCAGAATACAGAACCAAGTGGTGTCTATGGGGATGCAACAGTGATCACCGCCGAGAAAGGAGAAAGGTTCCATAAGGCCCTGGTGGCTAACCTTGTGGAACTAATCAAGCAGGTGAGGCCACTCAAGGTACAGCTAAAGACAGTGAACATACCCTATTAA
- a CDS encoding ABC transporter ATP-binding protein, with the protein MLQVEKIKVSYGGVPALHNVSFRIEPGEIVAIIGSNGAGKSTILKTISSLLHPTEGQILFEGVRIDQSPPHQVVDLGIAHVPEGRRIFSKMNVRQNLLLGAYSRKSEEWREETLQRIFAMFPVLKERQKQKAGTLSGGEQQMLAIARGLMSRPKLLMLDEPSLGLMPRLVTAIFEAIKQINQEGTTILLVEQNVREALELADRAYVLQTGNIVLEGTGAELLEIDLVRKAYLGM; encoded by the coding sequence ATGCTGCAAGTTGAGAAGATAAAAGTATCGTATGGGGGTGTTCCAGCCCTTCACAATGTCTCTTTCAGGATAGAGCCGGGAGAGATCGTCGCCATCATCGGCTCTAATGGGGCGGGTAAAAGCACAATCCTGAAGACTATCTCCAGTCTACTTCATCCTACAGAGGGACAGATCCTATTTGAGGGCGTAAGGATCGATCAATCGCCGCCCCACCAGGTGGTTGATCTGGGCATCGCCCATGTCCCTGAGGGAAGACGCATCTTCAGCAAGATGAATGTGCGGCAAAACTTGTTATTGGGTGCCTACTCACGCAAGTCCGAGGAGTGGCGAGAAGAGACACTCCAACGCATCTTCGCTATGTTCCCTGTGCTGAAGGAGCGACAGAAACAGAAGGCGGGTACATTGAGCGGGGGTGAACAGCAAATGCTGGCCATAGCCCGTGGCTTAATGTCACGCCCTAAACTCCTGATGCTCGATGAACCCTCCCTCGGGCTCATGCCCCGGCTGGTGACAGCCATCTTTGAGGCCATCAAGCAAATAAATCAGGAGGGCACAACCATCCTCCTGGTAGAGCAGAACGTCAGAGAGGCCCTGGAGCTGGCCGACAGAGCCTATGTGCTTCAAACCGGCAATATCGTCCTGGAGGGCACAGGGGCAGAGCTGCTGGAGATTGATCTCGTCAGGAAAGCCTATTTAGGAATGTAA
- a CDS encoding ABC transporter ATP-binding protein produces MALLEVNNLTKRFGGLVANDRINVEVNQGEIVGMIGPNGAGKTTLFNCIAGFYRPDEGSVRFDRQMITGYTPERICQLGLARTFQIMRIFKDMTVLENVMVGGFCHTADAKQTRKTALEVLEFVGLADKQSILGANLTTADKKRLEVARALATRPKLLMLDEAMAGLNPKEQQEAVELIYRLRDRGITLFLVEHVMEVIMPISDRVLVLDYGKKIAEGMPQEIAQNEDVIRAYLGDRYHAAS; encoded by the coding sequence ATGGCTCTTCTCGAAGTGAACAATCTGACGAAGAGGTTTGGCGGCCTGGTGGCTAACGACCGCATAAATGTGGAGGTCAACCAGGGAGAGATCGTGGGTATGATCGGTCCCAATGGGGCAGGCAAGACTACCCTTTTCAATTGCATCGCTGGGTTCTACCGGCCGGATGAAGGCTCCGTCAGGTTTGACAGGCAGATGATCACCGGATATACGCCGGAGCGAATCTGCCAGCTTGGACTGGCCCGCACCTTCCAGATTATGCGCATCTTCAAGGATATGACTGTCCTGGAGAATGTGATGGTGGGCGGCTTCTGCCACACAGCGGACGCCAAGCAGACACGTAAGACGGCTTTGGAGGTACTGGAATTCGTTGGGCTAGCCGATAAGCAGTCCATTCTGGGAGCCAACCTGACTACCGCTGATAAGAAGCGCTTAGAGGTGGCCCGCGCTTTAGCGACCAGGCCAAAACTGTTGATGCTTGATGAGGCCATGGCCGGCTTAAATCCGAAGGAGCAACAAGAGGCGGTAGAGCTGATCTATAGGTTGCGCGACCGGGGTATTACCCTCTTTCTGGTTGAGCACGTTATGGAAGTAATTATGCCTATCTCCGATCGGGTCCTCGTGCTCGACTATGGGAAGAAGATAGCTGAGGGCATGCCTCAGGAGATCGCCCAAAACGAGGATGTCATTAGAGCCTACCTGGGAGATAGATACCATGCTGCAAGTTGA
- a CDS encoding branched-chain amino acid ABC transporter permease produces MGTPNLVEGATEVRRAPLVETLTTFGLVRMAVVIGLGVFILVYPFIFSGLFPQHVMIMIFLYAMLGQAWNIIGGYAGQVSLGHAAYLGIGAYTSTVLLLRWNISPWIGMLAGGLVAVLVSLIIGYPCFRLKGHYFVIATIAVASVIQTSFINWQDVGGAVGLYVPFLKESFINFQFKSRAPFYYISLAMLTAIMVLTYWIERSRMGFYFRAIKQDLDAARSLGIDPTKYKLIAMSFSALFTAFGGSFYAQYLMFIDPETVFHFILSVIICLIAVVGGAGTLWGPILGALMLIPLSEFTRVYLGSTTAVHLITYGAMITIVAVFQPKGLIGLLQRFRRQG; encoded by the coding sequence ATGGGAACGCCGAATCTTGTAGAGGGTGCAACTGAGGTCAGACGGGCTCCCCTGGTTGAAACGCTCACAACCTTTGGCCTGGTCAGGATGGCTGTAGTGATTGGTTTAGGTGTTTTCATCCTGGTCTATCCCTTTATCTTCAGCGGGCTCTTCCCACAGCACGTGATGATTATGATCTTCCTATACGCTATGTTGGGGCAGGCCTGGAATATCATCGGTGGCTATGCCGGTCAGGTATCATTGGGACACGCCGCCTATCTTGGCATTGGCGCCTACACTTCAACTGTACTCTTATTACGCTGGAACATCAGCCCCTGGATAGGGATGCTCGCCGGTGGACTTGTGGCTGTGCTGGTTTCCTTGATCATTGGCTATCCATGCTTCAGACTTAAAGGGCACTATTTTGTCATTGCTACTATCGCCGTTGCCTCAGTAATCCAAACCAGCTTTATTAACTGGCAGGATGTTGGTGGTGCCGTAGGATTGTACGTTCCCTTCCTAAAAGAGTCATTTATCAACTTTCAGTTTAAGAGTCGGGCCCCTTTTTACTACATCAGCCTGGCCATGCTTACAGCCATAATGGTTCTGACCTACTGGATTGAGCGCTCGCGAATGGGCTTCTACTTCCGGGCCATCAAACAGGACCTGGATGCGGCACGCAGCCTGGGCATAGACCCCACCAAATATAAGTTGATTGCGATGTCCTTCAGTGCTCTCTTCACTGCCTTCGGAGGATCCTTCTATGCCCAGTATCTAATGTTCATTGATCCGGAGACGGTATTCCACTTCATACTTTCGGTGATCATCTGCCTTATTGCCGTCGTCGGAGGGGCGGGAACGCTCTGGGGACCTATTCTGGGAGCACTCATGTTGATACCTTTGTCCGAGTTCACCCGCGTTTACCTGGGCAGCACGACGGCCGTGCACCTGATCACCTATGGGGCCATGATTACGATTGTGGCTGTTTTTCAGCCTAAGGGATTGATTGGACTCCTTCAGCGATTCAGACGGCAGGGTTGA
- a CDS encoding branched-chain amino acid ABC transporter permease → MQPEALAQAMLNGLLMGLVYSLIALGLTLIYGVMDIVNFAHGEFLMISMYTAYWLYVLFAMDPLVSLPICALLLFMIGVLTHKLIISRVLAAPMSAQIFATFGLMVFLQATAQFLWTANYRLIQVSLASGRLEVFKGVFVGTPQLLASVGAIVATAFIYWLIARTETGRALEATAEDKEAAALMGINTDRVFAIAWGIGAACVGIAGALLATYYYIFPNVGSIFALTAFVTVALGGFGSISGAFVAGILIGLVENWAGLFLPAFKYAIVLLVYLTVVLIRPQGLFGKW, encoded by the coding sequence ATGCAGCCTGAGGCATTGGCCCAAGCAATGCTCAACGGTCTGTTGATGGGGTTAGTTTATTCCCTGATCGCCCTTGGCCTTACCCTGATCTACGGCGTTATGGATATCGTGAACTTCGCCCATGGGGAGTTCTTGATGATAAGCATGTATACCGCGTACTGGTTATATGTGCTTTTCGCCATGGATCCGCTGGTTTCCCTGCCCATCTGCGCCTTGCTTTTATTCATGATCGGCGTGCTCACGCACAAGCTGATCATCAGTCGCGTTCTGGCCGCCCCTATGTCAGCTCAAATCTTCGCCACGTTCGGTCTGATGGTCTTCCTGCAAGCCACAGCCCAATTTCTCTGGACAGCCAACTATAGGCTGATTCAAGTGTCTCTGGCCAGTGGGCGCCTTGAGGTATTTAAGGGCGTATTCGTCGGTACACCCCAACTGCTAGCCTCGGTGGGAGCCATCGTGGCCACAGCCTTCATCTACTGGTTAATCGCTAGAACAGAGACGGGACGGGCCCTCGAAGCGACGGCTGAGGACAAAGAGGCAGCCGCCCTGATGGGCATAAATACCGATCGTGTGTTCGCCATCGCCTGGGGGATAGGTGCCGCCTGTGTGGGCATCGCCGGCGCGCTGTTAGCCACCTATTATTACATCTTCCCCAACGTTGGCTCCATCTTTGCCCTCACCGCCTTTGTGACGGTAGCCCTGGGCGGATTTGGCAGCATCAGCGGGGCCTTCGTCGCTGGCATACTGATCGGCCTGGTGGAGAATTGGGCCGGACTTTTTCTGCCGGCTTTCAAGTACGCGATCGTTTTATTGGTCTATCTGACTGTTGTGCTGATACGGCCACAAGGGCTATTTGGGAAGTGGTGA